One segment of Mastomys coucha isolate ucsf_1 unplaced genomic scaffold, UCSF_Mcou_1 pScaffold23, whole genome shotgun sequence DNA contains the following:
- the Bsx gene encoding brain-specific homeobox protein homolog, with translation MNLNFTSPLHPASSQRPTSFFIEDILLHKPKPLREVAPDHFTSSLASRVPLLDYGYPLMPTPTLLTPHAHHPLHKGDHHHPYFLTTSGMPVPALFPHPQHAELPGKHCRRRKARTVFSDSQLSGLEKRFEIQRYLSTPERVELATALSLSETQVKTWFQNRRMKHKKQLRKSQDEPKAADGPESPEGSPRAPESAPADTRLSLPAGAFVLTEPEDEVDIGDEGELSSGPHML, from the exons ATGAATCTCAACTTCACTTCCCCTCTTCATCCAGCATCTTCTCAGAGGCCCACGTCGTTTTTCATCGAGGACATTCTGCTGCACAAGCCCAAGCCGCTGAGGGAAGTGGCCCCTGACCACTTTACCAGCTCTCTGGCCTCTAGGGTGCCTTTGCTAGACTATGGCTACCCCCTTATGCCCACACCCACCCTCCTCACTCCTCATGCTCATCATCCTCTGCATAAGGGGGATCACCATCACCCTTATTTCCTGACCACCTCAG GGATGCCGGTCCCGGCGCTGTTCCCGCACCCGCAGCACGCGGAGCTGCCCGGGAAGCACTGCCGCCGTCGCAAAGCTCGCACGGTGTTTTCTGACTCGCAGCTCTCCGGCCTGGAGAAAAGGTTCGAAATCCAGCGCTACCTGTCGACACCAGAGCGTGTGGAGCTGGCCACTGCTCTCAGCCTCTCTGAGACTCAG GTGAAAACGTGGTTCCAGAACCGGCGGATGAAGCATAAAAAGCAGTTGAGGAAAAGCCAAGACGAACCCAAAGCCGCAGACGGGCCTGAGAGCCCCGAGGGCAGCCCCCGTGCTCCCGAGAGCGCGCCCGCCGACACTCGGCTGAGCCTGCCCGCCGGTGCCTTCGTGCTTACCGAACCCGAGGATGAAGTGGACATTGGGGACGAAGGCGAGCTCAGCTCAGGGCCGCACATGCTCTGA